A single window of Polaribacter sp. SA4-10 DNA harbors:
- the gltB gene encoding glutamate synthase large subunit has translation MEKQGLYLPEFEHENCGAGFICNLNGEKTNQIIHDALEILVKLEHRGGVSADGKTGDGAGLLIDIPHLYFKRVCDFPIPDQREYAVGMVFLPKVTNQYDFCKSTFENEIKEQGLAILGWREVPVDSFQLGEIALASEPNIEQLFVGKTADIDEATFKAKLYAARKIAEHTIRNSKISESNYFYIPSLSITTIIYKGIIMPEDIGPYYKDLQEIDLVTRLALVHQRFSTNTMPTWELAQPFRHMCQNGEINTLRGNVSRMRVREEIMKSDVFGPQIDKLFPIILPGKSDSASMDMVVELLTHTGRSLPEIMMMMIPEAWEKHATMSKERKAFYEYNACIMEPWDGPASVPFTDGDYIGALLDRNGLRPSRYTVTKSGSLIMSSEIGVVDVAPEDVKEHGRLEPGKMFLVDMNEGRIIQDQEIKSKIVSERPYQEWLDNTRLDLKEVPYTSETCPIESIDVKTRLSLFNYTFEDIQEVITPMAIVGKEALGSMGIDTPLAVLSDRPQLISNYFKQLFAQVTNPPLDGIREEIVTDISLNLGKDRNIFSITDRQCRKLRIQNPVISNADLEKIRNINIESFKAETIQILYPKAKGLNGLEDALDAIVIQIEKALERKTNIIILSDRGVNKELAPIPALLACSFVNHQLNRLRKRSYFDIIIESAEPREPHHFATLFGYGASAVNPYMVNEIIRMQVKEGFITGMDEQGAVDNFNKAIGKGILKVMNKIGISTLHSYRGSQIFEIVGFNSQFVEKYFPYTASRIEGIGLYEVEKEIDQRYKQAYPENQIDKNLALNVGGDYRWRRNGERHLFNPTTVSKLQQAVRLSDQGSYDVYAKAINEQSESLMTIRGLFQFDNLDPIPLEEVEPWTDIVKRFKTGAMSYGSISREAHENLAIAMNRIGGKSNSGEGGEDRRRFQKDINGDSRNSAIKQVASGRFGVTSHYLTNAKEIQIKMAQGAKPGEGGQLPGEKVYPWIAAVRNSTPFVGLISPPPHHDIYSIEDLAQLIFDLKNANREARINVKLVSEVGVGTIAAGVAKAKADVVLISGYDGGTGASPLTSLKHAGLPWELGLAEAQQTLVMNDLRSRIVVECDGQLKTGRDVAIAALLGAEEFGFATAPLVASGCIMMRKCHLNTCPVGIATQDKELRKNFKGTPEHVINFFFYIAEELRAIMAQLGFRTLDEMVGQTHKINANKAIKHYKAKGLDLSSILHRPTGYRSMTVKNTESQDHNLEGVLDFTILKDSHRALYRKEKMILAYPIKNTNRAVGAIVSNEISKIYGHLGLPEDTLNINFTGSAGQSFGAFGAHGLTFILDGNTNDYLGKGLSGAKLIIKKPAKADFLAENNIIVGNVCMFGAVAGEAYINGIAGERFAVRNSGATAVVEGVGDHCCEYMTGGKVVVLGNTGRNFAAGMSGGIAYVYDPENKFVNGLCNTETIEFEEISEEVAAELKATIEKHVLYTDSKRGAELLADWDTSLNNFVKVMPTEYKKALIRLETEEPMFEELTKA, from the coding sequence ATGGAGAAACAAGGCTTATATTTACCAGAATTTGAACACGAAAATTGCGGTGCTGGTTTTATCTGTAATTTGAATGGAGAAAAGACGAATCAAATTATACATGACGCACTAGAAATCCTAGTAAAACTAGAACATAGAGGTGGTGTTAGTGCAGATGGAAAAACGGGTGATGGTGCTGGTTTATTAATAGATATTCCTCATCTTTATTTCAAACGCGTGTGTGATTTTCCTATTCCAGATCAAAGAGAATATGCTGTTGGAATGGTTTTTCTTCCAAAAGTAACCAATCAATATGATTTTTGTAAAAGTACATTCGAAAACGAAATAAAAGAACAAGGACTTGCTATTTTAGGGTGGAGAGAAGTTCCTGTAGATTCTTTTCAATTAGGAGAAATCGCTTTAGCATCAGAACCAAACATAGAACAATTGTTTGTTGGTAAAACAGCTGATATTGACGAAGCTACTTTTAAAGCTAAATTATATGCTGCGCGTAAAATAGCAGAACATACAATAAGAAATTCTAAAATTTCTGAAAGTAACTATTTTTACATTCCAAGTTTATCAATAACTACTATTATCTATAAAGGTATTATTATGCCTGAAGATATTGGTCCTTATTATAAAGATTTACAAGAAATAGATTTAGTAACACGTTTGGCATTAGTGCACCAGCGTTTTTCTACCAATACAATGCCAACTTGGGAATTAGCACAACCGTTTAGACACATGTGTCAAAATGGAGAGATTAATACGTTACGTGGTAATGTGAGTAGAATGCGTGTTCGTGAAGAAATCATGAAAAGTGATGTTTTTGGTCCACAAATAGACAAATTATTTCCAATTATTTTACCAGGAAAGTCAGATTCTGCTTCTATGGACATGGTTGTTGAGTTATTAACGCATACAGGTCGTTCATTACCAGAAATTATGATGATGATGATTCCTGAAGCTTGGGAAAAACATGCTACAATGTCTAAAGAGCGTAAAGCTTTTTATGAATACAATGCGTGCATTATGGAACCTTGGGACGGACCTGCTTCTGTACCTTTTACAGATGGAGATTATATTGGCGCCTTATTAGATAGAAATGGTTTAAGACCCTCTAGATATACCGTTACAAAAAGTGGAAGTTTAATTATGTCATCAGAGATTGGTGTTGTAGATGTTGCTCCAGAAGATGTAAAAGAACACGGAAGATTAGAACCCGGAAAAATGTTCTTGGTAGATATGAATGAAGGAAGAATCATTCAAGATCAAGAGATAAAAAGTAAAATTGTTTCAGAAAGACCTTATCAAGAATGGTTAGATAATACTCGTTTAGACTTAAAAGAGGTTCCTTATACAAGTGAAACCTGTCCTATAGAATCTATTGATGTTAAAACGCGTCTAAGTTTATTTAATTACACTTTTGAAGATATTCAGGAAGTAATTACACCAATGGCAATCGTTGGTAAAGAAGCTTTAGGCTCTATGGGAATTGATACTCCTTTAGCTGTTTTATCAGACAGACCTCAATTAATTTCTAACTACTTTAAACAGTTATTTGCTCAAGTTACAAACCCACCTTTAGATGGTATTCGTGAAGAAATTGTAACTGACATCAGTTTAAATTTAGGAAAAGATAGAAATATTTTTAGCATTACTGATAGACAGTGTAGAAAATTAAGAATTCAAAACCCTGTAATTTCTAATGCCGATTTAGAAAAAATTAGAAACATAAATATTGAAAGTTTCAAAGCAGAAACAATTCAAATTTTATATCCAAAAGCGAAAGGTTTAAACGGTCTTGAAGATGCTTTAGATGCTATTGTTATTCAAATAGAAAAAGCGTTAGAAAGAAAAACAAATATTATTATTCTTTCTGATAGAGGTGTAAATAAAGAGCTTGCTCCTATACCTGCTTTATTAGCTTGTTCTTTTGTAAACCATCAATTAAACCGTTTACGTAAGCGTTCTTATTTCGATATTATTATTGAATCTGCAGAACCACGTGAGCCACATCATTTTGCAACATTATTTGGTTATGGCGCAAGTGCTGTAAATCCATATATGGTAAATGAAATTATCAGAATGCAAGTTAAAGAAGGCTTCATTACTGGTATGGATGAGCAAGGTGCAGTTGATAATTTCAACAAAGCAATTGGAAAAGGTATTTTAAAAGTAATGAACAAAATAGGAATCTCTACATTACATTCTTATAGAGGTTCTCAAATTTTCGAAATTGTAGGTTTCAACTCTCAATTTGTAGAAAAATATTTCCCTTATACGGCTTCAAGAATAGAAGGTATTGGTTTGTATGAAGTTGAAAAAGAAATTGATCAGCGTTATAAACAAGCATATCCAGAAAATCAAATTGATAAAAACTTAGCTTTAAATGTTGGTGGAGATTATAGATGGAGAAGAAATGGTGAACGCCACTTATTCAACCCAACTACAGTTTCAAAATTACAGCAAGCAGTAAGATTAAGTGATCAAGGAAGTTATGATGTGTATGCAAAAGCAATCAACGAACAGTCAGAAAGTTTAATGACAATTCGTGGTTTGTTTCAGTTTGATAACCTGGATCCAATTCCATTAGAAGAAGTAGAACCTTGGACAGATATTGTAAAGCGTTTTAAAACGGGCGCAATGTCTTATGGATCTATTTCACGCGAAGCACATGAAAATTTAGCGATTGCAATGAATAGAATTGGAGGAAAATCTAATTCTGGTGAAGGTGGTGAAGACAGAAGACGTTTCCAAAAAGATATAAATGGAGATAGCAGAAACTCTGCAATAAAACAAGTAGCATCTGGTAGGTTTGGGGTGACTTCTCATTATTTAACAAATGCGAAAGAGATTCAAATAAAAATGGCACAGGGTGCAAAACCTGGTGAAGGTGGTCAATTACCTGGAGAAAAAGTGTATCCTTGGATTGCCGCTGTTCGTAATTCTACACCTTTTGTAGGGTTGATCTCTCCTCCTCCACATCACGATATTTATTCTATTGAAGATTTAGCACAATTAATTTTCGATTTAAAAAATGCAAATCGTGAAGCTAGAATTAATGTAAAGTTAGTTTCTGAAGTTGGTGTAGGTACAATTGCTGCAGGGGTTGCAAAAGCAAAAGCAGATGTTGTTTTAATATCTGGTTATGATGGTGGTACAGGAGCTTCTCCTTTAACTTCATTAAAACATGCAGGTTTACCTTGGGAACTTGGTTTGGCAGAAGCGCAACAAACTTTAGTTATGAATGACTTAAGAAGTAGAATTGTTGTAGAGTGTGATGGTCAATTAAAAACGGGTAGAGATGTAGCTATTGCTGCTTTATTGGGTGCTGAAGAATTTGGTTTTGCAACGGCTCCTTTAGTTGCTTCTGGCTGTATTATGATGCGTAAGTGTCACTTAAATACATGTCCTGTTGGTATTGCAACGCAAGATAAAGAGTTACGTAAAAACTTTAAAGGAACACCAGAACATGTAATTAACTTCTTCTTTTACATTGCAGAAGAATTAAGAGCAATTATGGCACAACTTGGTTTTAGAACATTAGATGAAATGGTTGGTCAAACTCATAAAATTAACGCAAATAAAGCAATTAAGCATTATAAAGCGAAAGGGTTAGATTTATCAAGTATTTTACACAGACCAACTGGTTATAGAAGCATGACAGTTAAAAATACGGAAAGTCAAGATCATAATCTAGAAGGTGTTTTAGACTTTACGATATTAAAAGATTCTCATAGAGCTTTGTATAGAAAAGAAAAAATGATTTTAGCATATCCAATAAAAAACACGAATCGTGCTGTTGGAGCAATTGTTAGTAATGAAATTTCAAAAATTTATGGTCATTTAGGTTTACCTGAAGACACTTTAAATATCAACTTTACAGGTTCTGCTGGACAAAGTTTTGGCGCTTTTGGCGCACATGGATTAACATTTATTTTAGATGGTAATACAAATGATTATTTAGGTAAAGGGTTATCCGGAGCAAAATTAATTATAAAGAAACCCGCAAAAGCAGACTTTTTAGCAGAAAACAATATCATTGTTGGTAATGTTTGCATGTTCGGTGCAGTAGCTGGTGAAGCCTATATTAATGGAATTGCAGGAGAACGTTTTGCGGTTCGTAATTCTGGTGCAACTGCGGTTGTAGAAGGTGTAGGAGATCACTGTTGTGAATATATGACGGGTGGAAAAGTAGTTGTATTAGGAAATACCGGAAGAAATTTTGCTGCAGGTATGAGTGGTGGTATTGCCTATGTTTATGATCCAGAAAATAAATTTGTAAACGGTCTTTGTAATACTGAAACGATTGAATTCGAAGAAATTTCTGAAGAGGTTGCTGCTGAATTAAAAGCAACTATAGAAAAACACGTTTTATATACGGATAGTAAAAGAGGTGCTGAATTGTTAGCAGATTGGGATACAAGTCTAAACAACTTTGTAAAAGTGATGCCAACTGAATACAAAAAAGCGTTGATACGTTTAGAAACAGAAGAACCAATGTTTGAAGAATTAACAAAAGCATAA